The following are from one region of the bacterium genome:
- a CDS encoding LemA family protein has translation MRAALIAVLVVVVIGFVSVSSVAGAYNHLVQLRQQVDAAQADVETQLQRRFDLIPNLVESTRAVLAQERTVFEALARARTQYAGTQPGTPQRIDAANNLQSALARLLVIVENYPTLRSNETVQSLMRELAGTENQLAYARRQYNAAVQAYDTALQTFPTTLIAASFGFQPRPYFQAQPGAQQAPRVNLGVPTP, from the coding sequence ATGCGTGCCGCGCTGATCGCGGTGCTCGTGGTGGTGGTGATCGGCTTCGTTTCGGTCTCGTCCGTCGCGGGCGCCTACAATCATCTCGTGCAGCTGCGCCAGCAGGTGGACGCGGCGCAGGCCGACGTCGAGACGCAGCTGCAGCGCCGCTTCGATCTCATTCCGAACCTCGTCGAGTCGACGCGCGCCGTGCTCGCCCAGGAGCGTACCGTGTTCGAAGCGCTGGCGCGCGCGCGGACGCAGTACGCGGGCACCCAGCCCGGCACGCCGCAGCGGATCGACGCGGCCAACAACCTCCAGAGCGCGCTGGCCCGCCTGCTCGTGATCGTCGAGAACTACCCCACCCTCCGCAGCAACGAGACGGTGCAGTCGCTGATGCGGGAGCTCGCCGGGACGGAAAACCAGCTCGCCTACGCACGCCGCCAGTACAACGCGGCCGTGCAGGCGTACGACACCGCTCTGCAGACCTTCCCGACGACGCTCATCGCCGCGAGCTTCGGCTTCCAGCCGCGCCCGTACTTCCAGGCTCAGCCCGGCGCCCAACAGGCCCCGCGCGTGAACCTCGGGGTCCCCACGCCCTGA
- a CDS encoding TPM domain-containing protein, producing MAFPPPQGYVSDFARVLDPGARASLEARLAAYDRATGNQIAIAVFPDLGGVPINDFAVRLEEAWKVGRRGRDNGILLLVALKERAIRIEVGYGLEGKVTDADAGRIIRDDLAPAFQAGRYADGLAAGVDALVNLIGAPAGAGAAAPGASATPPSGGGARAPSGGGGGGGLPVLLFLVFVALTTFAARRGARRCPRCGATLRLTSQSGTAGVGAVEAWTCPKCGYKDKRLVQRPAMMPVPYLVGGGWGSGGFGGGGGFGGFGGGASGGGGASGGW from the coding sequence TTGGCGTTTCCGCCCCCGCAGGGCTACGTCTCCGACTTCGCCCGCGTGCTCGATCCGGGCGCGCGCGCCTCGCTCGAAGCGCGCCTCGCCGCGTACGACCGCGCGACGGGCAATCAGATCGCGATCGCGGTGTTTCCGGATCTCGGCGGCGTCCCGATCAACGATTTCGCCGTTCGTCTCGAGGAGGCGTGGAAGGTCGGCCGGCGGGGTCGCGACAACGGCATTTTGCTGCTGGTCGCGCTCAAAGAGCGCGCGATCCGGATCGAGGTCGGCTACGGTCTGGAGGGCAAGGTGACCGACGCCGATGCCGGCCGTATCATTCGGGACGACCTCGCGCCCGCGTTTCAGGCCGGACGCTACGCCGACGGCCTTGCCGCCGGGGTCGACGCGCTCGTCAATCTGATCGGCGCGCCGGCCGGGGCCGGTGCCGCGGCTCCGGGCGCATCCGCCACCCCGCCGTCCGGCGGGGGCGCGCGCGCTCCGTCCGGCGGCGGGGGAGGTGGCGGCCTCCCCGTTCTGCTCTTCCTCGTGTTCGTCGCGCTGACGACCTTCGCGGCCCGGCGCGGAGCGCGGCGCTGTCCCCGCTGCGGCGCGACCCTCCGGTTGACGTCGCAGAGCGGCACGGCCGGGGTCGGCGCGGTGGAGGCGTGGACCTGCCCCAAATGCGGTTACAAGGACAAGCGGCTCGTCCAGCGGCCCGCGATGATGCCGGTGCCGTACTTGGTCGGCGGCGGATGGGGCAGCGGCGGGTTTGGCGGCGGGGGCGGGTTCGGCGGGTTCGGCGGCGGCGCGTCGGGCGGCGGCGGCGCGTCGGGCGGATGGTAG
- a CDS encoding TPM domain-containing protein yields the protein MIGGMHRLLDARDKARLRRLTEAIELETGAEIAALVVRRANDVPALARAYFDHVGIGKHGHDNGVLVLVAMDNRAIHVEIGRGLGTVVRPEDAQRVIDFVIAPQFRHGRFGEGLVRGVEAIGHLVRRAETR from the coding sequence GTGATCGGCGGCATGCACCGGCTGCTCGACGCGCGCGACAAGGCCCGCCTGCGGCGCCTTACCGAGGCGATCGAGCTCGAGACCGGCGCGGAGATCGCGGCGCTCGTGGTGCGTCGCGCGAACGACGTCCCCGCTCTCGCGCGCGCCTACTTCGATCACGTCGGCATCGGCAAGCACGGCCACGACAACGGCGTGCTCGTGCTCGTGGCGATGGACAACCGCGCGATCCACGTCGAGATCGGCCGCGGCCTCGGGACCGTGGTTCGCCCCGAAGACGCGCAGCGCGTCATCGACTTCGTCATCGCGCCGCAGTTTCGTCACGGACGGTTTGGGGAAGGACTGGTCCGCGGCGTGGAGGCGATCGGCCACCTGGTGCGCCGCGCCGAGACCCGGTGA
- a CDS encoding LemA family protein, protein MAALLGLAVVLGVTGWWITTYNRLVQARMAVDTQWAQVEAQYQRRVDLIPSLVSAASGQLAQERQVFGAIAAARTAYLGAPAGSAERVRAATALEAPVGRLIGIVEASPDLRGREAVAALMDELAGTENRIAVERRRYNDRVRVYNTLVQQIPSALVASAGGFQPRPYFEAAGSAAVPPTVRLSP, encoded by the coding sequence GTGGCGGCGCTGCTCGGCCTCGCCGTGGTGTTGGGGGTGACCGGGTGGTGGATCACCACGTACAACCGGCTCGTGCAGGCCCGTATGGCCGTCGACACGCAGTGGGCGCAGGTCGAGGCGCAATATCAGCGCCGCGTCGATCTCATTCCCTCGCTCGTGTCGGCGGCATCCGGCCAGCTGGCGCAAGAACGGCAGGTCTTTGGCGCGATCGCAGCGGCCCGGACGGCATATCTCGGCGCGCCGGCCGGCTCGGCTGAACGCGTCCGCGCGGCGACGGCGCTGGAAGCGCCCGTCGGCCGGTTGATCGGCATCGTCGAGGCGTCGCCCGATCTACGCGGCCGGGAGGCGGTGGCCGCGCTGATGGACGAGCTGGCGGGCACCGAAAACCGCATCGCCGTCGAGCGGCGGCGGTACAACGACCGCGTGCGCGTCTACAACACGCTCGTCCAGCAGATCCCCTCGGCGTTGGTCGCGTCGGCGGGAGGATTTCAGCCGCGGCCGTACTTCGAGGCCGCCGGGTCCGCGGCGGTCCCGCCAACCGTGAGACTGTCGCCGTAA
- the efeU gene encoding iron uptake transporter permease EfeU, producing MISAFLITLREGLEMSLIVGILLAYLARTGHRREFPAVWAGVAFAALVSLAAGGIIFATAGEFTGRGEQLFEATAFFTAVAVLTYMIFWMRREAVTIRASLQARMSEALQAGSRAALVVLAWVSVGREGIETALFFFATVRASSPFAAGLGGTLGLGTAVLLGWLLYRGTYRLDLRMFFNITSALLLFVGAGLLTRGIGELHEAGLIPALVEHVWNSNRLVSQTSTMGSLLEAMFGYTSTPSLAQVIAYAVYLAAVGWSYLRPVRMPAGPRPSGRAARLVDRAAQPGHPRA from the coding sequence ATGATCAGCGCGTTCTTGATCACGCTCAGGGAAGGCTTGGAGATGTCCCTGATCGTGGGCATCCTGCTCGCGTATCTCGCCCGCACCGGGCACCGCCGCGAGTTTCCCGCCGTGTGGGCGGGCGTCGCCTTTGCCGCCCTGGTCAGTCTGGCCGCCGGCGGCATCATCTTTGCGACGGCGGGAGAGTTCACCGGACGCGGCGAGCAGTTGTTCGAAGCGACGGCGTTCTTCACGGCCGTCGCGGTGCTGACCTACATGATCTTCTGGATGCGGCGGGAGGCGGTAACGATACGCGCCTCGCTGCAGGCCAGAATGAGCGAGGCGCTGCAGGCGGGATCGCGCGCCGCGCTCGTCGTGCTCGCGTGGGTGTCCGTCGGACGCGAGGGCATCGAAACGGCGCTGTTCTTCTTTGCCACCGTGCGGGCGTCGTCGCCGTTCGCCGCGGGACTCGGCGGGACGCTCGGTCTCGGGACGGCGGTGCTGTTGGGATGGCTGCTCTACCGCGGCACATACCGGCTCGATCTCCGTATGTTCTTCAACATCACCAGCGCGCTGCTGCTGTTTGTCGGCGCGGGCCTGCTCACGCGCGGCATCGGCGAGCTGCACGAGGCCGGGCTCATTCCGGCGCTCGTCGAGCACGTGTGGAATTCGAACCGGCTCGTGAGTCAGACGTCGACGATGGGCAGCCTCCTCGAGGCGATGTTTGGCTACACAAGCACGCCGTCGCTCGCGCAGGTGATCGCCTACGCCGTCTACCTGGCCGCCGTTGGGTGGTCATACCTCCGCCCGGTGCGGATGCCGGCCGGCCCGCGGCCGTCCGGAAGGGCGGCGCGGCTGGTCGACCGCGCGGCGCAGCCGGGGCACCCCCGCGCATGA
- a CDS encoding DUF4149 domain-containing protein, translating to MTAPAAVVRTIAVALWVGAMAGLDFIDAPLRFATPALTRNQAVALGQAVFARFNRIELACGIVALAAAVGARSARWTVAVTAVMLALVAAQTFYLTPEITRLAAGLDFVNRTPGDPRYAAIRSLHGIYAVMELVIFAGGIAVLSGWSLLRR from the coding sequence ATGACGGCCCCGGCCGCCGTCGTCCGCACGATCGCCGTGGCGCTTTGGGTCGGCGCCATGGCGGGGCTCGACTTCATCGACGCGCCGCTGCGCTTCGCGACGCCCGCGTTGACGCGCAACCAGGCGGTTGCGCTCGGGCAGGCGGTGTTCGCGCGGTTCAACCGGATCGAGCTGGCCTGCGGAATCGTCGCGCTGGCCGCGGCGGTCGGAGCCCGGTCGGCCCGCTGGACCGTCGCGGTCACGGCGGTGATGCTGGCGCTCGTCGCCGCGCAGACCTTCTACCTGACGCCCGAGATCACACGCCTCGCCGCCGGGTTGGACTTCGTCAATCGAACGCCCGGCGATCCGCGATACGCCGCGATCCGCTCGCTGCACGGCATCTACGCGGTGATGGAGCTCGTGATCTTCGCCGGCGGCATCGCCGTGCTGTCCGGCTGGTCGCTGCTCCGGCGCTGA
- the lipB gene encoding lipoyl(octanoyl) transferase LipB, translating into MRTAWFIPCGRLAYGDAWALQKSLLAARQAGAVPDAVLFVEHPPVITLGRAARASNVLAAPGMLAARGIDLFQIERGGDVTYHGPGQLVGYPIVDLRAYGEDIGRYVRTLEAALIDALGTWRITAERLHGFPGVWAGGAKVAAIGVSVKRKVTMHGFALNVDPDLAAFDLINPCGLGRPVTSIARLLGRPVGLDEAGPVVAQTLAEALEVRWEPRTVEDVRADLATAAVDDGAGRETRIAVPAAVKSQPDA; encoded by the coding sequence ATGCGGACGGCGTGGTTCATTCCCTGCGGGCGCCTGGCGTACGGCGACGCGTGGGCGCTGCAGAAGTCGCTGCTCGCGGCGCGTCAGGCGGGCGCCGTGCCCGACGCGGTTCTCTTCGTGGAGCATCCGCCGGTGATTACGTTGGGGCGCGCCGCGCGCGCCTCGAACGTCCTGGCCGCGCCGGGGATGCTTGCCGCGCGCGGCATCGACCTCTTCCAGATCGAGCGGGGTGGGGACGTCACCTACCATGGCCCCGGCCAGCTCGTCGGGTATCCGATCGTGGATCTGCGCGCGTACGGCGAAGACATCGGGCGCTACGTGCGGACCCTCGAGGCGGCGCTGATCGACGCGTTGGGCACGTGGCGGATCACCGCGGAGCGTCTGCACGGGTTCCCGGGCGTCTGGGCCGGCGGTGCGAAGGTGGCGGCGATCGGCGTCTCGGTGAAGCGAAAGGTCACGATGCACGGCTTCGCGCTGAACGTCGACCCGGATCTGGCGGCGTTTGACCTTATCAACCCGTGCGGGCTCGGCCGGCCGGTGACCTCGATCGCCCGCCTGCTCGGCCGGCCGGTCGGTCTCGACGAGGCGGGTCCGGTGGTCGCACAGACGCTCGCCGAGGCGCTGGAGGTACGTTGGGAGCCGCGGACGGTCGAGGACGTTCGCGCCGACCTCGCGACGGCGGCCGTGGATGACGGCGCGGGCCGCGAGACGCGAATTGCCGTGCCGGCAGCCGTGAAATCACAGCCGGACGCGTGA
- a CDS encoding M14 family metallopeptidase, producing MGQDVVSVGPLHAAPGAKVTGLVPVPGTPIEMPVTIVNGTAAGPRLAITAGVHGGEYPGIEAAIRTAAGLEARDVRGTVVIVHIVDVPAFAARSIYVCPLDGKNPNRVFPGRADGTASERLAHTLFTEVIAPSDAYVDLHGGDINEALVPFTIIVETGNADVDARARDLARVYGIRYVVRGRVGGGTYAAAAQRNIPAILTEAGGQGLLDEPSLQTHLRGLRNVLRHLRLIDGAPDRVEPVTTLGRLHWVSSQHTGLFYVEVAPGDRVESGRRIGEFRDYFGRRLAELRSPAAGIVLFTVTTPATNPNDPLFAVGEPE from the coding sequence ATGGGACAAGACGTCGTTTCAGTTGGGCCGCTGCACGCCGCGCCGGGCGCAAAGGTGACCGGGCTCGTGCCGGTTCCGGGCACGCCGATCGAAATGCCGGTGACCATCGTGAACGGAACCGCCGCCGGTCCGCGCCTGGCGATCACGGCGGGCGTTCACGGGGGGGAGTACCCGGGCATCGAGGCCGCGATCCGCACCGCGGCCGGCCTCGAGGCCCGGGACGTGCGCGGTACCGTCGTCATCGTGCACATCGTGGACGTGCCGGCGTTCGCGGCGCGCAGCATCTACGTCTGCCCGCTCGACGGCAAGAACCCCAACCGGGTGTTCCCGGGCAGGGCGGACGGCACGGCCAGCGAGCGGCTCGCCCACACGCTGTTTACCGAGGTCATCGCGCCGAGCGACGCGTACGTCGACCTCCACGGCGGCGACATCAACGAGGCGCTGGTGCCGTTTACGATCATCGTCGAGACGGGGAACGCCGACGTCGACGCGCGCGCCCGCGATCTCGCGCGCGTGTACGGCATCCGGTACGTCGTGCGCGGCCGCGTCGGCGGCGGCACTTACGCCGCCGCGGCGCAGCGCAACATCCCGGCGATTCTCACCGAGGCCGGCGGACAGGGGCTCCTGGACGAGCCGTCGCTGCAGACGCACCTGCGCGGCCTGCGCAACGTCCTGCGGCATCTGCGCCTGATCGACGGCGCGCCTGATCGGGTCGAGCCCGTGACGACGCTCGGGCGGCTCCATTGGGTGTCGTCGCAGCACACGGGCCTCTTTTACGTCGAGGTGGCGCCCGGCGATCGTGTGGAGAGCGGCCGGCGAATCGGTGAGTTTCGGGACTACTTCGGCCGCCGCCTCGCGGAGCTGCGGTCGCCTGCCGCCGGCATCGTGCTCTTCACGGTCACGACGCCGGCGACAAACCCCAACGATCCGCTGTTTGCGGTGGGCGAGCCTGAGTAG
- a CDS encoding class I SAM-dependent methyltransferase, whose product MKADRTKWDARYRAGSRPHDGPPSGLLRRWLPKAPAPRALDVATGLGRNALHLARAGYQVDAVDISPTALREAARRARREGLRGIRWIAADLDRWRPARGRYDVVVNAFYLNRRLFPALRAAVRPGGILIFETHLVADEADGPAGPKYRLRPGELRRVLRGWNVLYTKDGLCRAGRRTLALGRIVARRPAAARTRRRR is encoded by the coding sequence GTGAAGGCCGATCGCACGAAATGGGACGCCCGCTACCGCGCCGGCAGCCGTCCTCACGACGGGCCGCCGTCGGGCCTGCTTCGCCGCTGGCTGCCGAAGGCGCCCGCGCCGCGCGCGCTCGACGTCGCGACCGGGCTCGGCCGCAACGCGCTGCACCTCGCACGCGCCGGTTATCAGGTCGACGCGGTCGACATCTCGCCGACGGCACTGCGGGAAGCGGCGCGACGGGCGCGCCGGGAGGGACTGCGCGGCATCCGCTGGATCGCCGCGGATCTGGACCGCTGGCGTCCCGCGCGCGGACGGTACGACGTCGTCGTCAACGCGTTCTATCTCAACCGGCGGTTGTTCCCCGCGCTGCGCGCCGCGGTGCGTCCCGGCGGCATCCTCATCTTCGAAACGCACCTCGTCGCGGATGAAGCGGACGGTCCCGCGGGACCGAAATACCGGCTTCGGCCGGGGGAGCTCCGTCGCGTCCTGCGCGGATGGAACGTGCTCTACACGAAAGACGGGCTGTGCCGCGCGGGGCGCCGCACGCTCGCGCTCGGCCGGATCGTCGCCCGCCGGCCGGCGGCCGCGAGGACACGCCGGCGCCGCTGA
- a CDS encoding peptidoglycan DD-metalloendopeptidase family protein — translation MRSRIRVIIGCVALVSTLVAWNTSAWPSSAPTRQVRTSAPSRVSAQARLQQVQQRLADRQRQLAKTRHDEHRVLGELSRTEEKLHVAETQLHKTTAALGGTRQAVADANDALRVVSRRLAVHEQLMEERLQAFYKDGPLGYLDVLLGATDFRDFVARSYLVGLIISRDLRLYEQVTEERDRRDAVETTLKQREADLATQQRQWTVSRQETAALAEQRRRMLSQLRVQREMQEAAVRELEAESFRIADMIRRQQRGLHRGARLSLLAGSFVWPASGPITSGFGWRIDPFIHRRALHTGIDIAVPWGTPVEAADGGTVLYVGWMTGYGNVVVLDHGNGVSTVYGHLSSYVVHAGEAVTRGQVIARVGATGWSTGPHLHFEVRQDGQPVDPLAP, via the coding sequence ATGCGGAGCCGTATCCGGGTCATCATAGGCTGTGTCGCGCTCGTCTCGACGCTGGTCGCGTGGAACACCTCCGCGTGGCCGTCCTCCGCGCCTACCCGTCAGGTCCGTACGTCCGCGCCGTCCCGCGTCTCCGCGCAGGCGCGGCTGCAGCAGGTCCAGCAGCGGCTCGCCGACCGCCAGCGTCAGCTGGCGAAGACGAGACACGATGAACACCGCGTGCTGGGCGAGCTGTCCCGGACCGAGGAGAAGCTCCACGTCGCGGAGACTCAGCTGCACAAGACGACCGCGGCCCTCGGCGGCACCCGGCAGGCGGTCGCGGACGCCAACGACGCGCTGCGCGTGGTGTCGCGCCGGCTGGCCGTTCATGAGCAGTTGATGGAGGAGCGCCTGCAAGCGTTCTACAAAGACGGCCCGCTCGGCTATCTCGACGTGCTGCTCGGCGCCACGGATTTCCGTGATTTTGTCGCGCGCTCCTATCTGGTCGGTCTGATCATCTCGCGGGATCTCCGGCTCTACGAGCAGGTGACGGAAGAGCGCGACCGCCGGGACGCCGTCGAGACGACGCTCAAGCAGCGCGAGGCCGATCTCGCGACGCAGCAGCGGCAGTGGACCGTGAGCCGCCAGGAGACGGCCGCCCTCGCGGAACAGCGCCGCCGCATGCTGTCGCAGCTCCGCGTCCAACGTGAGATGCAGGAAGCGGCGGTCCGCGAGCTGGAGGCCGAATCGTTCCGAATCGCCGACATGATCCGCCGCCAGCAGCGCGGTCTGCACCGCGGCGCGCGGCTCAGCCTGCTGGCGGGCTCGTTTGTCTGGCCGGCGTCGGGACCGATTACCTCCGGATTCGGCTGGCGCATCGATCCGTTCATCCACCGCCGCGCGCTGCACACCGGCATCGACATCGCCGTACCGTGGGGCACGCCGGTCGAAGCCGCGGACGGCGGCACCGTGCTGTATGTCGGCTGGATGACCGGATACGGCAACGTCGTGGTGCTGGATCACGGCAACGGCGTGTCCACCGTGTACGGGCATCTGTCGTCGTACGTCGTACACGCCGGCGAGGCCGTCACGCGCGGGCAGGTGATCGCCCGCGTCGGCGCCACGGGCTGGAGCACCGGGCCGCATCTGCATTTCGAGGTGCGCCAGGACGGCCAGCCGGTCGATCCGCTCGCCCCGTAA
- a CDS encoding ubiquitin-like small modifier protein 1, whose translation MAQVYLPTPLRRLTNGRARVLTAGGTVEEALADLEREFPGLREQLRDPNGEVRSFINVFVNGTEIRRLQGAATPVHATDEISIVPAMAGG comes from the coding sequence ATGGCGCAGGTATATCTGCCGACGCCGCTGCGCCGGCTGACGAACGGCCGGGCGCGCGTCCTCACGGCGGGCGGCACGGTCGAAGAGGCGCTCGCCGATTTGGAACGGGAATTTCCCGGGCTGCGGGAGCAGCTGCGCGACCCAAACGGCGAGGTGCGCAGCTTCATCAACGTGTTCGTCAACGGGACGGAGATCCGGCGGCTGCAGGGCGCGGCAACCCCGGTCCATGCGACCGACGAGATCTCGATCGTTCCCGCAATGGCCGGAGGCTAG
- a CDS encoding pyridoxal-phosphate dependent enzyme, with product MTAPSRATRGPSPRPAHRPAGTSLLDQIGNTPLLRLERVTASLPSAVEVYVKAEWFNPGGSVKDRPVLRMLTDAERDGRLRSGVTILDSTSGNAGIAYAMIGAVKGYPVELVMPASASEERKRIIAAYGARIVLSDPLEGSDGAILLARQVHAGSPDRYFKPDQYNNPSNPLAHYDTTAVEILEQTSGRVTHFVAGLGTTGTVVGAGRRLHEADPRIRVVAVEPDAPLHGLEGLKHIASSIVPGIYDPAVHDDKVSVTTEAGYAMARRLAREEGMLVGESAGAAVEAALHVAADLPRGVIVVIAPDAGDRYFSTALWRGLT from the coding sequence ATGACGGCTCCGTCCCGCGCCACCCGCGGTCCGTCCCCGCGCCCGGCGCACCGGCCGGCGGGAACGTCTCTGCTCGACCAGATCGGCAACACCCCGCTGCTGCGGCTCGAGCGCGTGACGGCCTCGCTTCCGTCCGCGGTGGAAGTCTACGTGAAAGCGGAGTGGTTCAATCCCGGCGGGTCCGTCAAGGACCGGCCGGTTCTACGCATGCTCACCGACGCGGAGCGCGACGGGCGCCTCAGGTCGGGCGTCACCATTCTCGACTCTACCTCCGGCAACGCCGGGATCGCCTATGCAATGATCGGCGCCGTGAAGGGCTATCCCGTGGAGCTCGTGATGCCCGCGAGCGCGAGCGAGGAGCGCAAGCGGATCATCGCGGCCTACGGCGCGCGCATTGTTCTCTCCGATCCACTGGAGGGCAGCGACGGGGCGATCTTGCTCGCCCGGCAGGTCCACGCCGGCTCCCCGGACCGGTACTTCAAGCCGGACCAGTACAATAATCCGTCCAATCCGCTCGCCCACTACGACACGACGGCGGTCGAGATCCTCGAGCAGACGTCCGGCCGGGTGACGCACTTTGTCGCCGGTCTCGGTACAACCGGGACCGTGGTCGGCGCGGGCCGGCGGCTGCATGAAGCGGACCCGCGCATCCGGGTCGTGGCCGTGGAACCGGACGCGCCCCTCCACGGGCTCGAAGGGCTCAAGCACATCGCCTCGTCCATCGTGCCGGGAATCTACGATCCCGCGGTACACGACGATAAGGTAAGTGTCACGACCGAAGCCGGGTACGCGATGGCGCGGCGGCTTGCGCGGGAGGAAGGCATGCTGGTCGGCGAGTCCGCGGGCGCCGCCGTGGAGGCGGCGCTGCATGTCGCGGCGGATCTTCCTCGCGGGGTGATCGTGGTGATCGCCCCCGACGCGGGGGACCGCTACTTCAGTACGGCGCTGTGGCGCGGCCTGACCTGA
- a CDS encoding M67 family metallopeptidase gives MAVRLTQAQFEQILAQARAEAPHECCGLLLGRGDAVEEVFAGRNVDETPETRYVMDPLDELRAFRLMDERGWQLVGIYHSHPLTEAYPSETDKNRARDDKDRPLFPGARYVIVSLKEPGNPRIRAFRLDGADKAKSVPEEDVVVT, from the coding sequence GTGGCGGTCCGGCTGACACAAGCGCAGTTCGAACAGATTCTCGCTCAAGCGCGCGCCGAAGCGCCGCATGAGTGCTGCGGGCTGTTGCTGGGCCGGGGCGATGCCGTAGAGGAAGTGTTCGCAGGGCGGAACGTGGACGAGACACCCGAAACGCGCTACGTCATGGATCCGTTGGATGAGTTGCGGGCGTTTCGCCTGATGGACGAGCGCGGGTGGCAACTAGTCGGAATCTATCATTCCCATCCGCTGACGGAGGCTTACCCGAGCGAGACCGACAAGAACCGCGCGCGTGACGACAAGGACCGACCGCTCTTTCCGGGTGCGCGCTACGTGATCGTCTCGCTGAAGGAACCGGGGAATCCTCGGATTCGAGCCTTCCGGCTCGACGGGGCGGACAAGGCAAAATCGGTCCCCGAAGAGGACGTGGTGGTGACGTGA
- a CDS encoding Rrf2 family transcriptional regulator yields the protein MKVSTRAEYGIRALIDLAQHFGEGPVQSHEIARRQGLPEPYLNQLLTTLRRAGLVQSKRGPSGGHMLARSPEGVTIGEAFLALEGSVAPWLCVEDEDAHCIYAPGCGLRPVWQAVKAATEDVLNRTTLADVVGRPLAPLTKA from the coding sequence GTGAAGGTCAGCACTCGGGCGGAATACGGAATTCGCGCGCTGATCGACCTCGCTCAGCACTTCGGAGAGGGGCCGGTGCAGAGCCACGAGATCGCGCGCCGCCAGGGCCTTCCCGAGCCGTACCTCAACCAGCTGCTGACGACCCTGCGGCGGGCGGGCCTCGTGCAGAGCAAGCGCGGCCCGAGCGGGGGCCACATGCTCGCGCGCTCGCCGGAAGGCGTCACGATCGGCGAGGCCTTTCTCGCTCTCGAGGGCAGCGTCGCGCCCTGGCTGTGCGTGGAGGACGAGGACGCGCACTGCATCTACGCACCGGGGTGCGGGCTGCGGCCCGTCTGGCAGGCCGTCAAGGCCGCGACGGAGGACGTGCTCAACCGCACCACCCTCGCCGACGTCGTCGGGCGCCCGCTGGCGCCGCTCACGAAGGCGTGA
- a CDS encoding sigma-70 family RNA polymerase sigma factor — protein sequence MTAAPRGGCQHVEAPSRALEPASSDAGGPAAPGSRDTYEHLISAHLDGLYSTARRLTRHAASAEDLVQETMLKAWRSFHTFQPGTNVRAWLYRILMNTYFDAQRKRSREPEIVAADDVGDLYLYSRARDGAALGESGNPEFLVLDHILDAEIRESLEALPVPFLAAVLLVDVDGFAYKEAADVLGVPVGTVMSRLYRGRHALRRRLVDYVRRRRLVHGGGV from the coding sequence GTGACGGCCGCGCCCCGCGGCGGCTGCCAGCACGTCGAGGCTCCGTCCCGCGCGCTCGAGCCGGCGTCTTCCGACGCGGGCGGGCCCGCCGCGCCGGGTTCCCGCGACACGTACGAGCATCTGATCTCCGCCCACCTCGACGGACTCTACAGCACCGCCCGCCGGCTCACGCGCCACGCCGCGTCCGCGGAGGACCTCGTCCAGGAGACGATGCTCAAGGCGTGGCGGTCCTTCCACACGTTTCAGCCGGGCACCAACGTCCGGGCGTGGCTCTACCGGATTCTCATGAACACGTACTTCGACGCGCAGCGCAAGCGCTCGCGCGAGCCGGAGATCGTCGCCGCGGACGACGTCGGCGACCTCTACCTCTACAGCCGGGCGCGCGACGGCGCCGCGCTCGGCGAATCCGGTAATCCGGAGTTCCTGGTGCTCGACCACATCCTGGACGCCGAGATACGGGAGAGCCTCGAGGCGCTGCCCGTGCCGTTCCTTGCCGCGGTGCTGCTCGTCGACGTCGACGGGTTCGCGTACAAGGAGGCGGCCGACGTGCTCGGCGTTCCGGTCGGCACGGTGATGTCGCGGCTCTACCGCGGCCGGCACGCGCTGCGGCGCCGGCTCGTCGACTATGTCCGCCGCCGGCGTCTCGTCCACGGGGGCGGCGTATGA
- the rsrA gene encoding mycothiol system anti-sigma-R factor: MNCRECLDQMWQYIDGELDIASSDELQRHLAQCRECFSQAELERRLKDMMRRACGGEHAPARLRERLAKILQLY, translated from the coding sequence ATGAACTGCCGGGAATGCCTCGATCAGATGTGGCAGTACATCGACGGCGAGCTGGACATCGCGTCGAGCGATGAGCTGCAGCGCCACCTCGCGCAGTGCCGCGAGTGTTTCTCCCAGGCCGAGCTCGAGCGCCGCCTCAAAGACATGATGCGGCGCGCGTGCGGCGGCGAGCACGCGCCCGCGCGTCTGCGCGAGCGCCTCGCGAAGATTCTGCAGCTCTATTAG